One genomic window of Coffea eugenioides isolate CCC68of chromosome 1, Ceug_1.0, whole genome shotgun sequence includes the following:
- the LOC113772828 gene encoding F-box protein At5g49610-like — translation MAARIENLRPCRRQNTVSGCLPESKRLESCPHSNQKKKVLCMPRLPQEIVFNILLCLPADILYNVMRYVCQEWYNVIRDPVFANAHVLKSDRGSLIWTGPNRLGVPYVELMKPRDLIEMTRVRFPDFGGMLVSSCNGLVCYTTVKRSYYHYIANPVTKEIVRIPTASEVPWISCLGYTSSSKEYKLVEFHGGHERLDCGILTLGVDKEWRFLDATNQTLKIKRFLIEVLVGSQVATDDGFVHLPYYSFNLTLDLESETFFLCSVPNCSNTEREDRKYFGTGRSLCFMDRKGKFSWELWLLKNVPTGDWTKLATIDLGSQEQWLRQSLCPQGFRLGPIGWLKDGEIAIFHVNYDPSFGNLTLFHDAEAQPLRNCIAYNVKTGAMNSYKLDEDDNFYSGGSYVPHVKSLVSLEFATN, via the coding sequence ATGGCTGCGAGGATTGAAAATTTGAGACCTTGTCGTAGGCAAAACACGGTGAGTGGGTGTCTACCAGAATCAAAGAGGTTGGAATCGTGTCCTCATTCTAATCAGAAGAAAAAGGTTTTGTGTATGCCTCGTCTTCCCCAAGAAATTGTCTTCAATATTCTCCTGTGTCTTCCTGCTGATATTCTCTACAATGTTATGAGATATGTGTGCCAAGAGTGGTACAATGTTATTCGTGATCCAGTTTTCGCGAATGCACATGTCCTTAAGTCTGATAGAGGCAGCCTCATCTGGACAGGCCCGAACAGATTGGGTGTTCCTTACGTGGAATTGATGAAGCCACGGGACCTGATTGAGATGACTAGGGTGCGGTTTCCTGACTTTGGAGGGATGCTCGTGTCTAGTTGTAATGGTTTGGTTTGTTATACTACAGTCAAAAGGTCATACTACCATTACATTGCAAATCCAGTTACAAAGGAAATAGTAAGAATCCCTACAGCATCTGAGGTTCCCTGGATATCATGTCTTGGATATACCAGTTCTTCTAAGGAATATAAACTGGTGGAGTTCCATGGAGGTCATGAAAGATTGGATTGTGGAATTTTGACTCTTGGAGTTGATAAAGAATGGAGATTTCTAGATGCAACAAACCAAACTTTGAAAATAAAACGATTTCTGATTGAGGTGTTGGTGGGTTCACAAGTAGCTACGGACGATGGGTTTGTACATTTGCCATATTACTCTTTTAACCTTACATTAGACTTGGAAAGTGAAACCTTCTTCTTATGTTCTGTTCCAAATTGTTCTAACACCGAGAGGGAAGACAGGAAATATTTTGGGACTGGGAGGTCACTTTGTTTTATGGATCGCAAGGGGAAGTTTTCATGGGAGCTGTGGTTGCTAAAGAATGTACCAACTGGAGATTGGACAAAGCTTGCCACTATTGATTTAGGAAGTCAAGAGCAATGGCTTCGACAAAGTCTATGTCCACAAGGATTTAGGCTTGGGCCTATTGGTTGGTTGAAAGATGGGGAGATTGCAATCTTCCATGTTAATTATGATCCTTCATTTGGCAATCTAACTCTCTTCCACGATGCCGAGGCACAACCACTACGAAATTGCATTGCTTATAATGTGAAGACTGGAGCAATGAATTCGTATAAGTTGGATGAAGATGATAATTTTTACTCGGGAGGGAGTTATGTTCCGCATGTCAAGAGTCTGGTTTCTCTAGAATTTGCAACTAACTAG